The following proteins are encoded in a genomic region of Zea mays cultivar B73 chromosome 9, Zm-B73-REFERENCE-NAM-5.0, whole genome shotgun sequence:
- the LOC100273118 gene encoding 40S ribosomal protein S3a-like — protein sequence MAVGKNKRISKGKKGGKKKTVDPFSKKDWYDIKAPSVFSVRNIGKTLVSRTQGTRIASEGLKHRVFEVCLADLQGDEDQAYRKIRLRAEDVQGRNVLTNFWGMNFTTDKLRSLVKKWQTLIEAHVDVKTTDNYMLRLFCIGFTKRRPNQVKRTCYAQASQIRQIRRKMVEIMINQASTCDLKELVSKFIPEVIGKEIEKSTSSIFPLQNVFIRKVKILKAPKFDLGKLMEVHGDYKEDVGVKLERPVEGDEAGQEVAAAE from the exons atGGCTGTCGGGAAGAACAAGAGGATCTCCAAGGGAAAGAAGGGTGGCAAGAAAAAGAC CGTCGACCCTTTCTCTAAGAAGGATTGGTATGACATCAAGGCACCGTCGGTGTTCAGTGTGCGCAACATCGGGAAGACTCTCGTATCCAGGACACAGGGTACCAGG ATTGCTTCTGAGGGTCTGAAGCACAGAGTCTTTGAGGTTTGCCTAGCTGATCTTCAGGGCGACGAGGATCAAGCTTACAGGAAAATCAGGCTCCGTGCTGAAGATGTGCAGGGCAGGAATGTGCTCACAAACTTTTGG GGTATGAATTTTACCACTGATAAATTGAGGTCCCTAGTGAAGAAGTGGCAGACATTAATCGAAGCCCATGTTGATGTCAAGACAACCGACAACTACATGTTGCGTTTGTTCTGCATCGGCTTCACCAAGAGGCGCCCAAACCAGGTCAAGAGAACCTGCTATGCTCAGGCATCCCAGATCCGTCAG ATCCGCCGTAAGATGGTTGAGATTATGATCAACCAGGCTTCTACATGTGACCTGAAAGAACTTGTTTCGAAGTTCATTCCAGAAGTTATTGGTAAGGAGATTGAGAAGTCTACCTCCAGCATCTTCCCACTTCAAAACGTCTTCATCCGCAAGGTGAAGATACTCAAGGCCCCCAAGTTCGATCTTGGGAAGCTCATGGAG GTTCACGGCGACTACAAAGAGGATGTTGGTGTGAAGCTTGAGAGGCCTGTCGAGGGAGATGAGGCTGGGCAGGAGGTTGCTGCTGCCGAGTAG